Proteins encoded within one genomic window of Amycolatopsis nigrescens CSC17Ta-90:
- a CDS encoding sigma-70 family RNA polymerase sigma factor → MANVGDGLDEPVAAAVEGDPQAVERLLAAIRPLIVRYCRARVGRQERSFASADDVAQEVCLAVLTALPSYRDQGRPFLAFVYGIAQHKVADAHRAAARNRAEPVAEVPDEIEGGVGPEQRALQGELNERMSQLLRVLPDKQREIVVLRVVVGLSAEETADAVGSTPGAVRVAQHRALARLRKVLAAEEVV, encoded by the coding sequence ATGGCCAATGTGGGGGATGGACTGGACGAACCAGTCGCCGCTGCTGTCGAGGGAGATCCCCAGGCAGTCGAGCGGTTGCTGGCCGCTATCCGTCCTCTGATAGTGCGGTACTGCCGCGCTCGAGTCGGCAGGCAGGAGCGTTCGTTCGCTTCGGCAGACGATGTTGCCCAGGAGGTGTGTCTCGCGGTGCTAACGGCATTGCCCTCGTACCGTGATCAGGGACGCCCGTTCCTGGCCTTCGTGTACGGAATCGCCCAGCACAAGGTGGCCGACGCGCATCGCGCGGCGGCCCGCAACCGTGCCGAGCCGGTGGCCGAGGTTCCGGACGAGATCGAGGGCGGCGTCGGTCCCGAGCAGCGTGCGCTGCAGGGCGAGCTGAACGAGCGGATGTCCCAGCTGCTTCGGGTGCTGCCCGACAAACAACGCGAAATCGTGGTGCTGCGCGTGGTCGTGGGCCTTTCTGCCGAGGAGACCGCCGATGCGGTCGGTTCGACACCGGGCGCCGTCCGCGTCGCCCAGCACCGGGCACTCGCCCGGCTGCGCAAGGTACTGGCCGCTGAGGAGGTGGTCTGA